Genomic DNA from Bacteroidota bacterium:
TTTTGCAGACCGCTCAGGCTCCTATTTATTGTGCGTTTGTGCTTTATTTTTTCTCATTTTATAAATCATAAAGTTACTTGTCTCCTCATCAAAACGACCATACAAATAATCTCCATACATTTCAAAAACCTCTAATCCTGCAGTTTTAATCATACTCCTTAATTTCGAATCAGTTATTGGTTTGAAATTTATTTCCAGGAATCTTTTCTCAATCAGGATATTCATCGAATCGTATATTTCATAGAATTGAAATCCTGAAACTATTTTATCGGTTTCGTTGTATTGATTCATAGATGAAATAATCAACTGTCTGTTGTCTGCTATTTGGAATTTTCCCATTATCCTTGTATTGCCATCTGCTAATCTTAATCGAGTTTTAGGATTTTGAAGTGTTAAAATAAAAATGCCGTCTTTATCAAGATGTGAAGAAATTGATTGCAATGCTTTAATCTGCAAATCAGTTGAAATAATCTCGGTAATTGAATGAAAGGGCAAAATTATCAAACCAAATTTTTTATCCAAATTCAGATTAGTCACATCCATTTGAACCAAAGTTACGGAGTAAATTTTGTTTTTAATTTTTCGTTCAAATGAATCTAACATCCCTTTTGAATAATCAACACAGGTCATGTTTAGTCCTGAATCTAGTAAAGGAATTGATACTCGCCCTGTGCCACACATTAATTCTAATATTTCTCCATTAAATTCTTCAGTCTCTTTAAGGAAAAATGGAATATCAAAATCAACATTCACATAAAAATCATAAATGTCAGCTACTTTATCAAATTTTATAGATTCTTTCATGATGCGGTTTTTGTTTATTGTATAACGCACAACGGCTGGCGGTAGCAGGCGAGTGGAACTGTTATAAAAAATCAGACAATAAGTTAAGAAAAAAAATTAACTTAACGGATTATGAAAAGCAGAAGGAAATATGATCGAGATTTTAAACAAATAGTTGTTGAACTCTTTTATAAACCGGAAAATATTGAAGATATGGCTGCAGAATCAGGGATACGAAAATATCTATGTTATTTGTGGCTTATAGAGTTCCTTATCCGGTTGAAAAGGGAGGAAGCCAGATTTGCATGAGCTGAAAAAATGAATGGGAAAAGGAGCTTGCACGGTTGCCATTATACAACTCCGTTGTTCCCCTGAGCTTACTCTTTCCTGACTATATCAACCGAAATCTCCACTGCCGGAATGGTTCCTCTGTTCTCTAGCCAGTGTGTGGTGTTCTTATCCTCTGGCCAGCCCACTCCAGGCCCATAATCCGTCGCGACTCCATTTCGATGATCAGTGATCGTTCCTTGAAGTATGTAAACGGTACCTGGTCTGTCTCTATGGTCGTGAATAGGACCAAATACACCTCCAGGCTCAAAGGTCACCATACGCATCCGAAGCTGCCGCCCTGCCATTCCCTCTATTTCAGGGCCAAGGTCAACTGTTGTAAGTAACTTCACCCTAATGCCTTTCGTCTCAGGTGCTGTTTGTTCGTTGCTCATAGTGCGCTCCTTTCTTTATTTTCATGTTCTAACAGAATATTGGATTTACAAACCGTATTGGCAATTGTTGTTTTCTATGAACAGCTAATTAATCAGTGAATTATTTATTAAAGTTATGAAATCATTGTCATATAATACTCCAAATCAAGCAATAAAAGTATATGTTTGATGGCAGAGTTTATGTTGTAACACAAGTCTGCCGATTCTCCCTTTTGATTGTTGAACATTTTTAAATTGGCACTTTCCTTATACCAAATCGGCACGTTATAAAACGTACCGTTTGGCATAAGGAAAACCTACATTTTATAATAATTTTTATTAGTTAGTAATTGAATTAATGATAAAAGTTGCTTTTTAAATTGTGCGCAAAGTTTGCGGCTATACAGTGTGTTGTTTGTAGTTATTGTCTTTGCTATTTTCCAGATCGAGATGCGATTTTAATAATGCAATCTGAGATTTGATTAACAAATTTCAAAGAAAGATCATGCCCCATTCCATTAATTATGCATAATTCAGCTCCCGGAATGGTAGCAGCCAATTCTTTTCCTGCCGTTAATGGTACCAGCGAATCTGAATCGCCGTGTATTACCATAACAGGCATTTTTAATTTTGTAAGCTCTGGCCGCCTGTCGCAATAATCCCCAATAAGAACTGCTGCGACCTGTCTGTTTACAGCCGGAGGGTCCCAATTTCTGTTTTTAACATGCTCCAGTGCACGTTTCCTGAGTACATCCTCACTGTCAACAGCACCAAGTACTTTATAGACTTTTACAAGGTAGGTTGCCAGAGAATCCTTATTAGAGGTTGCAGGAGGTGGTGTTGCCATGGCCGTCAATACTTTTTCATTACCTTGTGGGCGTCTGGGATTCCCTGATGAGGCTGAAATGCTAGTCAGCGAGAGTACCCTGTCAGGAAAATGAATGGCTATAAGCTGGGCTATAATCCCGCCCATTGAAGCACCTACAATATGGGCATTATTAATATTCAGCGCATCCATTAATCCGATAACATCTTTGGCCATATCCAGCAGTGTATAGGGCAATGGAGCAGGTTTACAGGTGCCCACATATGGACCAATGGCGTTCCAGTCTGGCTGTCCTAATGAATCAAGATGTGTGGATAAACCTATATCCCTGTTGTCAAATCGTATTACATAAAATCCTTTTGAAGCCAACTTTTGACATAACTGTTCGGGATAATGAAGCATAGTTGCTCCTGTACCCTGTATGAAAATGATTGCTTCATTCTCTTTATTTCCAAAAGCTTCATAGGCGATGGTGAGTCCATTTGAATAAACTTTTCCTGTTTGCGCAACGATATAATTAGTTGTCAAAATTGTTAGAATACCAATAACAAGAATTTGTTTAAAGTGTTTCATTTTCAACTTTATAAGAGTATTTGGTTTATGGGATTTTCCATTTTCAAGTTAAAATTACAAACAACGTTGACGGCTATAGTTTGTTGCCGATTTCGAAGCAATTTTCTATCAAGGTACAATAAGCTTTGAAAAGAGCTAAAACCTTAAAATTGGCACTGCAACGGCAATAAACTATACGGTGTGTTGGCTATAGTGTTTATTTTATTGTCAATCCAACTAATGAAAAATCCATAATCCTATTTACTTTTGCATTTTTCATAAGTACCGTTGTATTAGGGTAATTCAGTTTCACTATTAAAACCTTAAAGAATACATTATTACTATCATTTATGAAATATTTATCCTTTATTACTCCGTCAATTTGTAAATCAACTTTGGAGTTGTAAGTCCAAACAATATTTGGACAAACATAAATTACCGCATTTCTTTGTCCGTCGGCTGTATCTACTGGCATAAAGATAGAAATCTTGTCGCCAATTCTGTGCTTTTTATAGTTTTCAGTGGCTAAAATCCTTTGTGTTTTGCTGCAATCATTAATTTTCCCCCAATATTTTTTGTAAACCTCAATCTGCTTATTTAAATCAATGGTCTTATTTGTCAGTTTTCGATAGAGAGAAGTCAATATTATCGAAGACATATCATCGGGATGAAATATCCCTATTTTATTAAAATATTTAACTAATAAAGTATCACACTGATTACGTATCCAGCTATTCCTAATCCACATACCAATTGAAAAATGGGCATTTTTTAATGAGTCTTTTATAAATTCTTCCTTTTCTTGGTCTGTCCATTTGTTATCAAAGTAGTTTATCGCTTCATCTAGGTCTTTTGGCAAGTCCTTTGACAAATCTTTTTGAGCATTGTTGCTAGTACAACTAATAAATCCAACAAAAAATATTATCAAGAATTTACTCATGTTCGAAGCTTTTTTAACATTACCGCCATACGAAAAAAGATGCGGGACGCATCTCAAGAAAATTCCAGTCCCCGGCATGTTTTATACCGCTTGTTAGCAACCGTTATTTTTTTATTCATAATCATTCCAGTTCTTGTCACGAATAGATTCTCCGTGTTTCTTGATAATTTCAAAATCATTTATCATTAATGTGTTTTGTGAATTTTTAAGCTTTTCTTCGATTATTTTTTGTGCGTTTTTGTTAGCTTCAAGAGCTTCCTTTTGTTTGTCGACTCCATACAAAAACCAACTATATTTATCCCATGCCTTATAACTTTCATTTCTTGCTTCAGTTCCTGTAATTTCATTTAGGTTCACAAAATAATAAATCCTGTCTGCGTGAGTAAATGAAATAAAAATCGTAAAAACCATATAAATTATAAATAGCATAAAAGATGTCTTTATTTCCTTGCTTTCTTGAAACTTATAAATCAATGTCGTAAATGAAATTCCAAAAGCAATTATGAAAAGAAAATTAAATCCAAAAATAACAGGTCCACCATACCAAAACTGAATCCGAAAAAGTAAGTAAATTGTCAAGAAAGAGAATGATAAATTTTTCAATGATTCAACCAATTTCTCTTTCTTATTCTTGAAGAAGAAAATAACACTATAAATAAACAACAGCAAAGCTCCAATTATTAACAATAATGATGCTCCAGGAATGTGAGGGAATTTGAAAACCAATCCTAACAGTAAACTTGCCAACGCAGAAATTAATAGTTTTTTCATATATTTTAATTTTAGTATGTACGTTTCTTTCAATTGTTGTTAACGGTTGGCGGTTATGAAACGTGCCGGATTGCGGAATTGCGTCTGTATCACACGATACGAAACTTGATGTGGGACGAAACGCTTGCAAACCTACTAAAAACCGATATGTTTTATGACCCTTTGTTAGGTGGCATAGTTTTTATTATATCATCTAACTTTCAATGGACTTATACACCAATTCTCTGAATTCCTTAAAAACTGGATAATGGAAATTTGGAACAAACTGTGTCATTAAAATTAAGACCAATTCTTCTTTTGGGTCAATATAAAAGTAAGTGTTTGCTGAGCCAGACCACCAGTATGAACCGGGAGTTCCAATAGTATTCGCCTTAATTTCATCCTGTAGTATTGCAAAACCAAATCCGAATCCCATCCCTAGCATTATTTTACCCATAAAATCATCATCGG
This window encodes:
- a CDS encoding cupin domain-containing protein, which translates into the protein MSNEQTAPETKGIRVKLLTTVDLGPEIEGMAGRQLRMRMVTFEPGGVFGPIHDHRDRPGTVYILQGTITDHRNGVATDYGPGVGWPEDKNTTHWLENRGTIPAVEISVDIVRKE
- a CDS encoding alpha/beta hydrolase, producing MKHFKQILVIGILTILTTNYIVAQTGKVYSNGLTIAYEAFGNKENEAIIFIQGTGATMLHYPEQLCQKLASKGFYVIRFDNRDIGLSTHLDSLGQPDWNAIGPYVGTCKPAPLPYTLLDMAKDVIGLMDALNINNAHIVGASMGGIIAQLIAIHFPDRVLSLTSISASSGNPRRPQGNEKVLTAMATPPPATSNKDSLATYLVKVYKVLGAVDSEDVLRKRALEHVKNRNWDPPAVNRQVAAVLIGDYCDRRPELTKLKMPVMVIHGDSDSLVPLTAGKELAATIPGAELCIINGMGHDLSLKFVNQISDCIIKIASRSGK
- a CDS encoding class I SAM-dependent methyltransferase translates to MKESIKFDKVADIYDFYVNVDFDIPFFLKETEEFNGEILELMCGTGRVSIPLLDSGLNMTCVDYSKGMLDSFERKIKNKIYSVTLVQMDVTNLNLDKKFGLIILPFHSITEIISTDLQIKALQSISSHLDKDGIFILTLQNPKTRLRLADGNTRIMGKFQIADNRQLIISSMNQYNETDKIVSGFQFYEIYDSMNILIEKRFLEINFKPITDSKLRSMIKTAGLEVFEMYGDYLYGRFDEETSNFMIYKMRKNKAQTHNK